The following nucleotide sequence is from Ignavibacteria bacterium.
AGGCGAAACGGTTTTCTGCATAACATCAAAATTGCCGATGATTGCGACATTCATTGAGGAATGATTAAGCCACATTCTTTTGACTGAACCAGAAAGATCTAAAGTGAAATTAGTTGTTCTGAATACATCAAACTCTTTCTTGATTTTTGTCAGTGCTGCGAAAGTTTTGTACAATTTATTTCTGTTCACATGGATAAAATAATCCCACTTGATCGGTTTGGTCCCTGTTCTTCCATTGTAGTCGATATTAATATCATAGCCGAGCTCCCCAAACTGCCAGATCATTTTCGGACCGGGAATAGAAAAAAAGAAAGCAGCAGCGAGCTTAATTCTTTCTAATCCAGTTGCAAGATTTTTGATATTGTACGAACCGCTTGAGTTTCCGTAAAGCGAATTTTTATACATCAACCTTTCTTCGTCGTGACTTTCCATGTAGGCAATAACGTGCGGCTTTGCAAATCCATGCGTTTTGTATGAGACTCGTGAAAAATCAGACTTGCCGCTGTCATGCCAACCCATCGTTGCTTCGTTAAAGCTATGATTTGTGTTTGCCCAAAGAAGCATTCCATAATTAGAGAGTTCAATCTCTTCTGAATCGACAGCAAAATGTTCAAGTATGACATAAGCGGTTGAATCCGTCTGCCAGATTTTATCAGCCATTCTTTTTAATAGAGCGATTCTCGAAGCGTCGTATTGCCCCCATAATCCGACATCCCCGCCGGAATTCACTTGTGTAAAACCTTTTGAAAGATCGAATCGGAAACCATCGACTTTGTATTCCGTCAACCAGAATTTGCAAACGCGGTCGACATAATCTTTTGTTGCCTGGCTTTCGTGATTAAAATCGTAACCGACGTTGTAAGGATGTTTTGCAATCGGATTGAACCAAGGCGAATTTGCCGCCGGTCGTTCATTCGCTGAGTCCCAATATAATCGCACGAGAGAAGACTGTCCGAACGCATGATTGAGAACCATATCGAATAAAACTACAAATCCCATTTCGTGGGCTTTATCAATAAATTTTTTCAAATCGTTTTTTGGCCCGTAATATTTATCCGGTGCAAGGTGGAAAGAAATATTATAACCCCAGCTTTCATTTCCTTCAAATTCCATAATTGGCATTAACTCAATCGCATTCACTCCGAGATTTTTCAAATAGTTCAATGTGTCTGTGAGAGTTTTGTAATCGTGGCTGTGAAGAAAATCGCGTATTAGCAGTTCATAAATTACCAAATCGGTTTTTGCCGGTCTTTGATAAGAAGTAGTCTGCCATGAATAGGGGGTTTGAGCCGTCTGCAAAACCGAAGCAATGTGCCAGGTTTTTCCGAATGGATATTCAATTAAATCCGGATAAGTTATACTCGGAATTTCTTTATCTCTCCAAGGATCGATAAGTTTCTCGGAATAAGGATCGGCAATTTTCAATGTTCCGTCAACAAAGTATTGATAGATGTATTCTTTTTGAGGAATAAGATTATTTATCTCAAGCCAATATCGATTTCCGTCGGGAGTCCGTTTCATATAAAAATTTGGATCTACTTCCCAATTGTTGAAATCACCGACGACATACACATAATTTTTGTATGGGGCATAAAATACGAGCGTTGCAGATGTCGAACTTGTGTAATTTATTCCATCAATAGTATTTGGAGGTTGAGCAGCTGTTGTAACTGGAGTCCTAACAACAAAATAAACCGAATCTGATTTTGAACTTCCGCCTGTACCGAATGCAATTGCTTTGATTCGTTTCTTGCCGTATTCAGTTGCTTTTACATATTTTGTGATCGTGAAACTGTCGGTAGACGCAATAAGCGAGCCATCAAGGTAAAGTGAAAGATTTGTCGATTGTGATGAATGAACTACAACTTTAACACTGTCATTGAGATTTAGCATTACAGGGCTTTCAGTAGGGGATTGAAAACCAAGATTCAAACCCGGCTGATTGATAGGAAGAAATATGTCGCTTCCATCTTTATCTCTGCCAACTTTTGAACCATCAGAATTTCGAAATACAAATGCGAGACTTTTAATATTTTCACTTGTCGGCACACCATAGTAAGCGGGAATGTTGATCACAATTCTCCATATATTTCCTCCCATATAATTTGTAGAAGGTTGATTTGCTGGTGAGCCCCAAGTTGTTTTCACATATTTCCAGTCATTCGGATTTTTACTTGAATCCGTTATTACACCAGTATGGACGTAAATTGGAAATACTCCGACCAAGGCACCATTTCCCTTTGAAACATCGTAATCGATTGTGATTACATCGTTTCGAGTTGCGAAGTATGGCGACCAAGTTAAAACTTGGGAAAAAGTAATTTCGAGAGTCAGAAAAAGTACAAGAATCATAAATTTTGTTTTCATTTATTACTTTCTAATAACTTTATTTTAATTTTTAATCTTTCAATCTTAAATTTTTACTTCACATAATTCATCTTTTTAGATTCGCTGTAGCTTCCGACTTGAATTTGATATGTATAAATTCCTGAAGTCAGTTTGTGGAATGCCGCATCGAATTCAATTTGTTGAAATCCTTCTGACTTTGGCTCGCTTACAAGAGTTGTAACCTCTCTTCCGAGTGTATCAGTAACTTTTATGAGAACGAACTCATTACTTAACTCTTTTGGAATGTAATATCGTATCTGCGTTGAGTAATTAAATGGATTCGGAAAATTTTGATATAACGTGAAAGTTTTTGGAACGGTAGTAAAATCCTCAACCAATGAAGCTGGCAATACTGGACTTCCGGCTTTTAACCAAGCAGAATAAATCAAGGAAGCGAGATTTCGTGATGCTAATCGGAAAAGTTCGACAGTATAAGTGTTCGAATAATCCCAAAAAAGTGAGTAGTAATATTCACTTGTAGTATTTCCAGCTGCGGCTTTGGCAATGCTGTCCGCTCGAAGCACATCATCCAGATATGAATAAGAATTAAAAATATAATTGAAAACAAAATCCAATGGACTAGAGACATTTGTTACTGAGTCAACTAAAAAAGTGATCATCCCTTGATATCGGTTGATCATTTGAGTTTCATAGCGTGAATGGATCCCTCTTTGATTCGTGAATTGTCCATCGTAATTTCTCGTAATGTGCAGAGGTTGATGTGCATCGCCGACGTAATGACCGAGATCTGCAGCAAATAGTTTTGCTCTTTCCCAATCCTTTCCTTGAAAAGCTTTTGTCAAAGAATCGAATGTTGTTACTGTAGCCCAAGGTAATATTCCTTGATCCATAACAAAAGTCAAACCATATCTTGCTACAAGTGTATCAAAACTTGTTGGCATATTTCCAGCAAAGAATTCGGAATAATTATCAATATCGATATAGTGTTTCGGTCCTTCTGATGGATCGCTTCCTTTTCGGTAATCAGCATCAGAAGCATGAAGTGCTAAATATTCAGCCCAAGACTTAAATGCTTCCATACTAATTGGGAAGTAAATCGTGGTTTTTCGGTTTATGATTGAGTGACCTGTACTTCCCCAGCCATTTAGGTCTTTGACAAAAACAAAAGTCAGTATTACTAAAAATAATCCAACAAAATATTTATTTCTTGTATAGCAGTACGCTTTAAGCGAATTCATTTTACTCAGCATTTTATTCTCCTATAATTTGAACGATTGCTCGTCTTTGACGTGGATGGTTATCAAAATCTACGTATACGATTTGCTGCCAAGTTCCTAGCAGCAGATGTTTGTCTTTAAAAGGGATTTGTATCGAAGGACCAAGAAGTGAAGCTCTGAGATGTGAATGTCCGTTCCCATCTCCCCAAGTGTCATCGTGATAATAACGTTTACCTGAAGGGATAATTTTTTCGAAGAATTCCGGTATATCCCGCTTCAAACCTGGCTCATATTCGATTGTCGTTAAGCCAGCGGTCGAACCGACTGCGAAAACGAGAACATTGCCTTCTGCAAAGCCAGATTTTGTAATAATTTCCTGAATCTCCTGTGTGATGTCAATCATATCAGCATCACCTTTTGTCGAAAATTCAATGTTATCTGTAATAACTTTCATTAAAAGCTCTATGTTTTTTTTATAAATATAAATTATTTGGTTCATAAAAACGTTATTAAAATGATGGTTATTGTACGAGATTCCAGTGAAACTAAATCAGATTCAATTGGTAGTAAGAAATAATAGTTTAAGATTTTAAATTAAAAGTTGAATTTCTCCGTAAATAATTTCATTTTATAATATGAATTTTACAGTTCAAACATGAGGTTCTGATGAAGATATTTTTACGAATTTTAATTACTTACATATTTTTTGTTTTGCTCACTATTGTTCGAGCACATAGTCAGACGATTCTTTTCTGCGAAGGAGTCGACAAAGAAGGCAAGCCGATTAACTCCGCAAATTCCTTTTCTATCGCAACAAATGGTGGGTACCTTCATTTCTTGGTTCAGCTTGGCTACGAAATCAACAAAGACGAAATTTACTATGAGCTTTATAAAGTTGACGCAAAAGGAAAAGAATTTTACGAAGCCACAATTTATCAAGAACTAGATCCGAAGGATGTATTCTTCCACAAAAAAATTCCTTTTTACGATGCTGGAAAGTTTAACATTTATGTTTATACAGGAGATGGAATTTATTTAACATCAGGCTCGCTTCAAATTACAAAAAAGTAAGATAGTCTCACTCAATTGTTATAAATCCAGCTGTTGAACTTGAACGGCAGAAGTTACTTAACTCGTTGAATGTCGGCCGTTCACAAAGACTGCAATTATTTTTAATTTCAAAATTTTATCAATTACTTCTTAAAGAATGAGATACTAATCTTGCTCGTGCATATTTTCCAGAATGTTTTCTCTCAATCTTTTTAAATTTATTCTGACGTTTTCTTAACTTTGTTGTAAAATCAAAAGGAATCTAAATGAAAATCTGGTCCATTTTATTCAGTGCTATACTATTAGCTGTAATCAGCTGCGCACCTACTAAAGAAATACTTGAAGATAGAGAAATTCACGAAATAATTTTAACGCAAGAACAAATCGACGCAGCCATAAAAGCTGACTTGGAGTTAGATCTTCTTCGTAGATTAATTTATAATCCGATTTACAAGTACTCGCCCAGGGAAGTAGATGATTATTTAAAATATCTTCACTTCTATGAACCCGACCTAAGAAAACGAATTCAGCTTATTGCTAAAAAAAATATTGGACAAAAATATGAAATGTATCTCTTAGGCGAATACCCATTTGAAATTTATGACGATCAGCCGTTGTACTGCTTAGATAGAAGCGATTGTGTCGTTTTCAGTGAACACACTTATGCTATGGCATTCTCGAATAATTGGAAAACTTTTTTTGCAATGCTTCAGCGCATTCGATATAAAGATGGAATAATTTCTTACACAACTCGTAATCATTATACAGAAGCAGATTGGGACGTCAATAATTCTTGGTTCTTGAAAGATATCACAGATGAAATTGCACAAGGTAAATCAATTCAAGTTATGAGTAAAATCGATCGTGCGGCATTTTTCAAAAAGTATAACATCGGTCAAAATGTTCCGGTTGAAAATCTTATTTGGTCATACATTCCCGCTGAAGAAATTCCAAATGTTTTACATCACTTAAAAACTGGTGATTTCGTTAATGTCGTTCGCGGTTTCAGTCCAACGGATGTTTATGTCGGACATACTGGAATAATTTCAGTTGAAGAAGATGGAACGGTTAATTTTATTCACTCAACAGACCCGGAAGTTAAAATTCAAACCTTGATGAATTATCAGGAAGCTTCTTTAAGTTTGAATGAAAAAAGAATAATCGAAAACGAAGTGGTTAACAAAAAAAATGAGGAGATAAAAAAATATAATCTTGAACTTCGAATAAAAAATAATGGTCTGCCGCATCCAAATGAAAAAAAACTACTTGCAAAGAAACCATATTTTTACGGATTCAAATTTTTACGATTGAGAGAAAACGTTTGGGAAAATTTGCGTGCAATCGATGGACCGAATGCACCAAAAGTAACAATTTATGGTACGCTAGATTGATGTCTTATATCAAAAATCAAAATGAACTACCCCGCCGCAAGCGGACGGGGTATCTCTATAGAATCTATTTCTAATTCGCCGCAAGCAACGGGGAATTGAACCCATAGAGATTAAAAATAAAATATGAGGAGCTCTTTCCCTAAAATAAACCGAATTGAGATTGATAAATTTTAATATTTGCTCTGTAAATTTGCATTTTGAATTTTACTATTTGATTTAGAGAGTAAATTAAGATGGGACTAAGAAAATGACGGATAAAAGTTCAAAATGACAGATTAAAAACCAAAAATGTCTTAACAGAACTGATAACTGAATAACATTGGGATTGCTACATTTTAATATTTGCTCTGTAATTTTGCATTTTCAATTTTAATTTTTCATTTAAAAACTGAGATGTCTCCTGCACCTTCACGAATTACTTCAGGAGTGTCATCGGTATAATCGACAATCGTGGATGGATTAAGTCCAATCGGGCCTGAGTAAAGCATCAAGTCAACTATATTGCCATAATATTTTTTGATCGAGTCTTCGTCATTTAATATTTCACCATTTGCATCGGTAACGCTTGTGCTCACAATTGGTGTACCAAGTTCCTTGGCAAGTAATTGTGAAATAAGATTATCGGGAATTCTTATTCCAACAGACTTTCTTTTACTCCACAATTTTTTTGGGACTTCTCTCGCAGCAGGAAGAATGAAAGTATAGGCACCTGGCAAAGCATGGCGCATTGTTCGATAAACAACAGTAGAGATTTTCGCATACTTGGCAATATCTTTTAAGTCTGAACAAATAAAACTTGGCGGTTTTTTTTCCAAATCTTTTTTGATGTGATAAACCCGTTCAAGTGCTTGTTTGTGAAATATATCACACCCCAAACCATAGACGGTATCGGTAGGATAAATGATTAATCCTCCATCTTTTAGGACTTCGATTGCACGATTAATAAATCTAAGTTGTGGATTTTCTGGATGGATATTAAGTACCTGCATCTTCATTCTTTCAGACTCTTTGTTTCAAATATAAACTTTTTGATGAACAGTTCGTGAATTGAATTCGTTAAACAATATGAAAAAACTTCTATTAAATTCGCAGCTATTTTTCCATATTTGTAAAAAAAGGTGCATCCAAAAATATCGAGAGGTTAAAATGAGCCGAATTGTGTCTCTTCTGTTTGCTCTATTCTTTATTTCAACAATTGTAATTTATGGTCAAGATTCTACAATGAAGATTGTTGGACCTGGATTCAAATACCATTCTGTTTATAAAACTTCGGGACCTTACAACATTAAAATTTTTGAAGTTGATTTGACAAATCCCAAGAACAAACTTAAAACAGTTTTGTCAAAGGATGTGCTTGGAACCGGCTTCGAAAAAACTTCTTCAATGTCGAAAAGAAAAAGTAAAAGCGGTCACATTGTAATGGGAGCTGTTAATGGCGATTTCTATGGCATAAGCGCTCCTTATAATCCATATACTTTTCTTGTCGGATCGATGATATCAGAGAAAGAATTTACTTTTGGACGTCCAAATCTCCGACCATTGTTCGGAACAATTGATGAAAAAAAATTATTTATGGATGACATGGGTTTTTCCGGGACTGTGACAGCTTCGAATGAAAATTCTTTGAATTTAAATTGCGTGAATGATACGGTAGTTACAAACTATCTGGTATTATATAACAAATACTTTGGTTCATCGACCTTATCGAATAATCAAGTTGCCGAGGTGAAATTAAAACCGATTACAGATTTTCAAATTAACAGTAGCCAAAAATTCATTGTACTTCAGAAAACCACAAATACCGGAAACATGAGCTTTAGTTCGAGTGAATATGTTTTATCCGGAAATGGAACTGCAAAAACATTTTTAACGGATTATGTTAATGTTGGTGATACTGTGCGAATTACAATTGGAACCAATCCAAACCGAGGAGCAATAACGAATTTAGTAGGAGGCGGACCAAAGTTAGTTGTTAACGGAGTAGTACCAACTGGATTGAGCACAGATGTACACCCTCGCACTGCTGTCGGCTTTAACTTAGACAGTACAAAAGTATTTTTCGTTACAGTTGATGGAAGACAAACTGGATTTAGCATTGGAATGTCCTTACCTCAATTAGCAAATTACATGCAAGGCATCGGTTGTTATCAGGCGGTTAATTTGGATGGAGGCGGCTCGACAACAATGGTTGTTCGCAATGAAGTAGTCAACAGCCCGAGTGATGCCGGAGGTGAACGTTCCGTTGCGAATGCTTTGCTCGCAGTTTGTGAAGTATCATCAACAGACATTCTTGACAGCTTTTATCTGCAGCCAAAACAGATTTATATTGATTCATCTCAGTCAAAAAAAATTAACATCAACGGAAAAGATCTGTGGGGATATCAAATTGAACTGTCGTCGAATGATGTCACTTGGCAGATCATTGGCATAAGTGGTTCAATTGATACACTTGGATTTTTCCATCCAACCTCAATTGGGAGCGGATTAATTGTTGGAAGAGTTGGAGCTTCATCCGATACGATTCAAGTAACCGTTACAGGTACAAAAATTCCGATTTGGTCATTCTCTGCAGGCGGTGGAAATTTACCTTCATGGCTCTCTCCAACCGGAAGTACAGAGCGCGGACTTGTTTATGCGTATAAAAATGGGAATCATCGGCTTTATGTTGTCAGCCGTCCGAATGCTTTGATATTAGATGCAAATACTGGAGATCAAGTCGGCACTTTAAATACTTCGGGAATATCCGGCGGAACTTTTACATTAAATGACATTGAAGTCTCAACTGATGGTGTAATATTCGGTGCAAATCTTACAGTAAATGCAAGTACCGATCCATTTAAAATTTACAAATGGAACGATGAAACATCAGCGCCTGTTCAAGTTTTAACATACAATGGCGGTGCTTACAGACTGGGGGATAAATTTACAGTCGTTGGATCAACAAGTGATAATTCTGCTGTAATCTATGCTGCTGTTGCAAGTTCGAATAGAGTTCTAAAATGGATAATGAGTAGTGGAAATTTCATATCAACTCCAACTGAGATAATTTTGAGTGGAGTTACAAACGTGGGTACTAGCCCCGCAGTTTATCCGAAAGGACTAGGCAGTGTAAATTTTTTTGTGAACGGCAATAGTATTACTCCGCGGGAATTTACCCCAAGCGGCGGCGCTGTTGCTACCATTCCCTCCTCTGTTGTAGATAGTAGAAGTAACTCAATGCGTTTCATAGAAGCATTTGGAAAGAAATTTTTAATTACATATCAATACGGATTTCCAAACGAAAATGCTAAAGTATTAAATATTACAAATGGTGCAGCCGATGCAGTAGTGTATGAAACCACTCCTTCGCTTGGAACGAATGCTAACACAGTCGGAACTTCCGGAGATGTAGCATATCGTTACTATGGCAATGGCGTTTATATAATTTATGTACTCGCAACAAATAATGGCATCGCTGCACATCAAATAAATGTTGAT
It contains:
- a CDS encoding T9SS type A sorting domain-containing protein, with translation MLSKMNSLKAYCYTRNKYFVGLFLVILTFVFVKDLNGWGSTGHSIINRKTTIYFPISMEAFKSWAEYLALHASDADYRKGSDPSEGPKHYIDIDNYSEFFAGNMPTSFDTLVARYGLTFVMDQGILPWATVTTFDSLTKAFQGKDWERAKLFAADLGHYVGDAHQPLHITRNYDGQFTNQRGIHSRYETQMINRYQGMITFLVDSVTNVSSPLDFVFNYIFNSYSYLDDVLRADSIAKAAAGNTTSEYYYSLFWDYSNTYTVELFRLASRNLASLIYSAWLKAGSPVLPASLVEDFTTVPKTFTLYQNFPNPFNYSTQIRYYIPKELSNEFVLIKVTDTLGREVTTLVSEPKSEGFQQIEFDAAFHKLTSGIYTYQIQVGSYSESKKMNYVK
- a CDS encoding YjbQ family protein codes for the protein MKVITDNIEFSTKGDADMIDITQEIQEIITKSGFAEGNVLVFAVGSTAGLTTIEYEPGLKRDIPEFFEKIIPSGKRYYHDDTWGDGNGHSHLRASLLGPSIQIPFKDKHLLLGTWQQIVYVDFDNHPRQRRAIVQIIGE
- a CDS encoding DUF1460 domain-containing protein, which codes for MKIWSILFSAILLAVISCAPTKEILEDREIHEIILTQEQIDAAIKADLELDLLRRLIYNPIYKYSPREVDDYLKYLHFYEPDLRKRIQLIAKKNIGQKYEMYLLGEYPFEIYDDQPLYCLDRSDCVVFSEHTYAMAFSNNWKTFFAMLQRIRYKDGIISYTTRNHYTEADWDVNNSWFLKDITDEIAQGKSIQVMSKIDRAAFFKKYNIGQNVPVENLIWSYIPAEEIPNVLHHLKTGDFVNVVRGFSPTDVYVGHTGIISVEEDGTVNFIHSTDPEVKIQTLMNYQEASLSLNEKRIIENEVVNKKNEEIKKYNLELRIKNNGLPHPNEKKLLAKKPYFYGFKFLRLRENVWENLRAIDGPNAPKVTIYGTLD
- a CDS encoding threonylcarbamoyl-AMP synthase; the protein is MQVLNIHPENPQLRFINRAIEVLKDGGLIIYPTDTVYGLGCDIFHKQALERVYHIKKDLEKKPPSFICSDLKDIAKYAKISTVVYRTMRHALPGAYTFILPAAREVPKKLWSKRKSVGIRIPDNLISQLLAKELGTPIVSTSVTDANGEILNDEDSIKKYYGNIVDLMLYSGPIGLNPSTIVDYTDDTPEVIREGAGDISVFK
- a CDS encoding DUF4623 domain-containing protein, whose protein sequence is MKKLLLNSQLFFHICKKRCIQKYREVKMSRIVSLLFALFFISTIVIYGQDSTMKIVGPGFKYHSVYKTSGPYNIKIFEVDLTNPKNKLKTVLSKDVLGTGFEKTSSMSKRKSKSGHIVMGAVNGDFYGISAPYNPYTFLVGSMISEKEFTFGRPNLRPLFGTIDEKKLFMDDMGFSGTVTASNENSLNLNCVNDTVVTNYLVLYNKYFGSSTLSNNQVAEVKLKPITDFQINSSQKFIVLQKTTNTGNMSFSSSEYVLSGNGTAKTFLTDYVNVGDTVRITIGTNPNRGAITNLVGGGPKLVVNGVVPTGLSTDVHPRTAVGFNLDSTKVFFVTVDGRQTGFSIGMSLPQLANYMQGIGCYQAVNLDGGGSTTMVVRNEVVNSPSDAGGERSVANALLAVCEVSSTDILDSFYLQPKQIYIDSSQSKKININGKDLWGYQIELSSNDVTWQIIGISGSIDTLGFFHPTSIGSGLIVGRVGASSDTIQVTVTGTKIPIWSFSAGGGNLPSWLSPTGSTERGLVYAYKNGNHRLYVVSRPNALILDANTGDQVGTLNTSGISGGTFTLNDIEVSTDGVIFGANLTVNASTDPFKIYKWNDETSAPVQVLTYNGGAYRLGDKFTVVGSTSDNSAVIYAAVASSNRVLKWIMSSGNFISTPTEIILSGVTNVGTSPAVYPKGLGSVNFFVNGNSITPREFTPSGGAVATIPSSVVDSRSNSMRFIEAFGKKFLITYQYGFPNENAKVLNITNGAADAVVYETTPSLGTNANTVGTSGDVAYRYYGNGVYIIYVLATNNGIAAHQINVDTLTSIDEKLEQIPGAFTLFQNYPNPFNPSTAISFQLSAISHVTLKVFDLLGREVLTLINEELKSGSYNYPFSIRQLTDHYTLSSGIYFYQLRAGNFSETKKMILLQ